In Streptomyces sp. ML-6, the genomic stretch TCGGCGAGGGCGTCCAGGTCCCAGCGGCCGGTCTCGTCCCAGCCGACGTCGGCGAAGATCCGGGCGCCGTTGCGAGCCGCGGTGGCGACCCAGGGTTCGCTGCGGCCGGGGGAGAGCGAGGCGACGGCGGCGCGGGCCCGGGGCGGGCAGCACGGGAACGCCGGTCCGCCGTCGGGGACCACGGGGCCGGGGGCCTCGTGGCCGTGCGAGACCATCGTCCGCTCGCCCTCGTACGCCATCGAGACGGTCACCGGCGAGTGCCAGCCGGGGACGGTGTGCGACATGGACAGGTCGATGCCCTCGCCCTGTTCCAGGGCGTCCCAGCAGTACTCCCCGTAGTGGTCGTCGCCGAACGCCGCCGCCAGTGAGGTGTGCAGCCCCAGCCGGGCCAGCGCGGTGGCCATGTTGGCGACCCCGCCGGGGCTGGAGCCCATGCCGCGCGCCCAGGACTCGGTGCCGCGCACGGGGGCGCTGTCCAGGCCGGTGAAGACGATGTCGAGGAAGACCGTGCCGGTGAGGAAGACGTCGCAGTCCGGGTCCTGCGGGGCGCGCAGCCCGTCCAGTGGGTCGACGCCTGGAATGTCCGTGCTCACCTTGCACTCCCCGGTCGTGGCGGATCAGGCCAGTGTGCCCGATGCACCCCCGCCGCCGGAGGGTCCGCGCCGCAGCTTCCCGGGGGCTGCCCCGGCCCGCGCACACAGACACTGACCTGCATAAACGTGCGCTGCTACCCGAACGTTCGGAACACAAACGCAAATGTTACCCAGATCACATCGGGGTGCCTTCCGGCGGGCTGGAAGCAGTTGATACAAATTGGGCCGCGAGCCCCGTTGGCGACAGTTGCCGACGAGTGCCCCATCTCCCCGCATTCATTGCATTCCTCAGCTTTTCCCGCATTGCCCTCCCCTGCCTTCTCCGCCTCCTCTGGCATGTCTTCAGGAACGCCCATGTCCTCGCGCCCTCGCGCCGCGTGGCCCCTGGTCGCCGTGTTCACCGCCGGTTACCTCGCCGCCTACCTGCTCCCCACCATCGTCGGGCGGCTCTCCGTCCATCTCGGCCTGGGAACGGCCCGGGCCGGGCTGGTGGGCAGTGCCCTGCTGCTGAGTTCGGCGACCGCGGGGTTCGTCCTGGCGGGCCGGGTCGAGCGGTTCGGTCCGCGCCGGCCGGCCCGGGCCGGACTGGTCCTGGCCGCGGTGGGGTACGGCTGCGCCGCCCTGGCCGGTTCCGTGCCGCTGGTGGTCGCGGGGGCGGTGCTCGGCGGCTTCGGCTCCGGGACCGCGACCGCGGTGGCCGCCTCGGGCATCGCCGCGCAGCGCGACCCGCACCGGACCTCGTCGCTCGGCCTGCTCAGCGTCTCCGCGACGGCCG encodes the following:
- a CDS encoding PfkB family carbohydrate kinase, with protein sequence MSTDIPGVDPLDGLRAPQDPDCDVFLTGTVFLDIVFTGLDSAPVRGTESWARGMGSSPGGVANMATALARLGLHTSLAAAFGDDHYGEYCWDALEQGEGIDLSMSHTVPGWHSPVTVSMAYEGERTMVSHGHEAPGPVVPDGGPAFPCCPPRARAAVASLSPGRSEPWVATAARNGARIFADVGWDETGRWDLDALADLEHCQAFLPNAEEAMRYTRTDCPRAAAHALAERVPLAVVTLGAEGAYAVDSATGASAEVPAIEVEALDPTGAGDVFVAGFVTGTLADWPLADRLAFAGLTAALSVQEFGGSLSAPGWAEIAAWWQRIRTFADQDPAALRRYAFLEELLPAAARPWPLRRAVPTIGFRHLA